The following proteins come from a genomic window of Streptomyces sp. GS7:
- a CDS encoding MFS transporter, with protein MPTAARTATASESAAAAAAAGPAAVARSPLNGWLAVIAVMLGIFSIVTTEILPIGLLTDIAADFRISDGTAGLMMTLPGLLAACAAPTVTVATARIDRRLMLCAFLALLALANLLATVAPAYWLVLLSRVLVGIVIGGFWSIGAGLAERLVPAESAGRATAVIFSAVPLGSVLGVPAGTFLGNLAGWRTACAVVGALSLGVLVLMALVSPSLPAVRATSATMLRGMLRGVPTRFALLMTFLVVLAHFGAYTYVTPFLEQVTHVASAGLITVFLLAYGIAGIAGNFLGGGMVARRPRTVFGAAAGLLALATLLLPVLGRGEGGALVLLVVWGIAYGAVPVASQTWFAKAAPAAPEAASVLFTASFQATLSLGALAGGMIVDRTSPSTVMALGGATAVLVVLAAWVHRAKQLEWPRS; from the coding sequence ATGCCGACCGCCGCCCGCACCGCCACCGCATCCGAATCCGCAGCCGCAGCCGCAGCCGCAGGACCCGCGGCCGTCGCCCGCTCGCCGCTGAACGGCTGGCTCGCCGTGATCGCGGTGATGCTGGGGATCTTCTCCATCGTCACCACCGAAATCCTGCCGATCGGCCTGCTCACCGATATCGCGGCCGACTTCCGCATCTCGGACGGCACGGCCGGGCTGATGATGACGCTCCCCGGGCTGCTGGCCGCCTGCGCCGCGCCGACGGTGACGGTGGCCACCGCACGGATCGACCGGCGGCTGATGCTGTGCGCCTTCCTCGCGCTGCTGGCGCTGGCGAACCTGCTCGCCACGGTCGCACCGGCCTACTGGCTGGTGCTGCTGTCCCGGGTGCTGGTCGGCATCGTCATCGGGGGTTTCTGGTCGATCGGGGCCGGGCTGGCCGAGCGGCTGGTGCCCGCGGAGTCGGCGGGCCGGGCGACCGCGGTGATCTTCTCCGCGGTGCCGCTGGGCTCGGTGCTCGGGGTGCCCGCGGGGACCTTCCTCGGCAACCTCGCCGGCTGGCGGACGGCCTGCGCCGTCGTGGGGGCGCTGTCGCTCGGCGTGCTGGTGCTGATGGCCCTGGTGAGCCCGTCGCTTCCCGCCGTACGGGCCACCAGCGCGACGATGCTGCGCGGCATGCTGCGCGGCGTCCCTACCCGTTTCGCGCTGCTGATGACCTTCCTCGTCGTGCTCGCGCACTTCGGCGCCTACACCTATGTGACGCCCTTCCTGGAACAGGTCACCCACGTGGCATCCGCCGGGCTGATCACCGTTTTCCTGCTCGCGTACGGCATCGCGGGAATCGCCGGGAACTTCCTCGGCGGCGGGATGGTGGCGCGCCGCCCGCGCACCGTCTTCGGGGCCGCGGCGGGGCTGCTCGCCCTCGCCACGCTGCTGCTTCCGGTCCTGGGCCGCGGGGAAGGGGGTGCGCTGGTGCTGCTGGTGGTCTGGGGCATCGCGTACGGCGCGGTACCGGTCGCTTCGCAGACCTGGTTCGCCAAGGCGGCGCCCGCCGCGCCGGAGGCGGCGTCGGTGCTGTTCACCGCCTCGTTCCAGGCGACGCTGTCGCTCGGCGCGCTGGCCGGCGGGATGATCGTGGACCGTACGTCGCCGTCGACCGTGATGGCGCTGGGCGGCGCGACCGCGGTCCTGGTGGTCCTGGCGGCGTGGGTGCACCGCGCCAAGCAGCTGGAGTGGCCGCGGAGTTGA
- a CDS encoding DUF4097 family beta strand repeat-containing protein, with amino-acid sequence MRRQVRFIGAVALVGIGAVTVGACSLVAGTTFTDDAAVSQKITSVRVDTRDGAVTVHGGKGGDTVSVHRSVTYRGDRPQGPSHRVEGGTLVLGGCGDECSVSYTVDLPGTVPVTGETTNGALKLSSVGAVKVSTSSGSIDLDQVSGAVDVRTTNGAVTGKGLAGSRTAVETSNGRIDLTTTTPQDVRAKTSNGAIAVTVPDAHYRVSADTDNGAKKIGVTQDPAGRYRLDLTTSNGEITAEKAAG; translated from the coding sequence ATGCGCAGGCAGGTCCGCTTCATCGGGGCCGTGGCGCTGGTCGGAATCGGGGCGGTCACCGTCGGTGCGTGCAGCCTGGTGGCCGGCACGACCTTCACGGACGACGCCGCGGTGTCGCAGAAGATCACCTCCGTCCGGGTGGACACCCGCGACGGCGCGGTGACGGTGCACGGCGGCAAGGGCGGCGACACGGTCTCCGTCCACCGGTCGGTCACCTACCGCGGCGACCGCCCGCAGGGCCCCAGCCACCGCGTCGAGGGCGGGACCCTGGTGCTCGGCGGCTGCGGCGACGAGTGCTCGGTGAGCTACACGGTCGATCTGCCCGGCACCGTCCCGGTCACCGGCGAGACCACCAACGGCGCGCTGAAGCTGTCCAGCGTGGGCGCGGTGAAGGTGTCCACCAGCTCCGGCAGCATCGACCTGGACCAGGTGTCCGGCGCCGTGGACGTCCGGACGACGAACGGCGCGGTCACCGGCAAGGGGCTGGCGGGCAGCCGCACCGCCGTCGAGACCTCGAACGGCCGGATCGACCTGACCACGACGACACCGCAGGACGTCCGGGCGAAGACGTCCAACGGCGCGATCGCGGTGACGGTGCCGGACGCCCACTACAGGGTGTCCGCGGACACCGACAACGGCGCGAAGAAGATCGGCGTCACCCAGGATCCGGCGGGGCGCTACCGGCTCGACCTGACCACCTCGAACGGGGAGATCACCGCCGAGAAGGCCGCCGGCTGA
- a CDS encoding DUF1876 domain-containing protein, with the protein MTGTGRRTKTWNAEISIVESGSEVQAEARLRGKEGGQIVGQGTARCNPTDENVPAIGDELATARALSDLSHQLLNRAAHDIEVHTSRPVERLQA; encoded by the coding sequence GTGACCGGTACGGGTAGGCGTACGAAGACGTGGAACGCCGAGATCAGCATCGTCGAATCCGGCAGCGAGGTCCAGGCCGAGGCCCGGCTGCGCGGCAAGGAAGGCGGGCAGATCGTCGGCCAGGGAACCGCCAGGTGCAATCCGACGGACGAGAACGTCCCCGCCATCGGGGACGAGCTGGCGACCGCGCGGGCGCTGTCGGACCTGAGCCATCAGCTGCTCAACCGCGCCGCGCACGACATCGAGGTGCACACCTCCCGCCCCGTCGAGCGGCTGCAGGCCTGA
- a CDS encoding LCP family protein, with protein sequence MTRRGRILAWTGGVVGVVLLGTAGVGAWVYQHLNGNIHGGDVSSALGGDRPVNLSPGSKNILVVGSDSRAGTGGKYGSGLTTMQSDTLMVLHIAANHKWATAVSFPRDSWVRIPACDKGGGGQSSPHHFKINEAFSIGGLSGNVINAAACSIKTLEKNTGLRIDHFVSVNFEGFKGMVDALGGIEVCPKHAIHDKKAQLDMEAGCQTVKDEKALGYVRTRYSVGDGSDLGRIGRQQEFMKAIAAKAQSQLTSPTALYGFLDSATKSLTTDNDLAGVKPLYDLASTVKDIPSDRLTFLTVPTYPREADIPSDKANVIWQYPQASELFSDLAHDREIGAAGKARFAEAAKNPVTAHSVRIRVLNGTGTPGRAATAAEELRKLGFTIVATGNAPTTDKTSIGYPASLKTQGEVLAARLPGTKAAESAQASPGAVTLTIGPDFTTANS encoded by the coding sequence ATGACCCGGCGCGGCCGGATCCTGGCCTGGACGGGCGGGGTGGTCGGCGTCGTCCTGCTCGGCACGGCCGGGGTGGGCGCGTGGGTGTACCAGCACCTGAACGGCAACATCCACGGCGGGGACGTCAGCAGCGCGCTGGGCGGCGACCGGCCGGTCAACCTCAGCCCCGGCTCCAAGAACATCCTGGTCGTCGGCTCGGACAGCCGGGCGGGCACCGGCGGCAAGTACGGCAGCGGCCTGACCACGATGCAGTCGGACACCCTGATGGTGCTGCACATCGCGGCGAACCATAAGTGGGCCACCGCGGTGTCCTTCCCGCGGGACTCCTGGGTGCGGATCCCGGCGTGCGACAAGGGCGGCGGCGGGCAGTCGTCCCCGCACCACTTCAAGATCAATGAGGCGTTCTCGATCGGCGGGCTCAGCGGCAACGTCATCAACGCCGCGGCGTGCAGCATCAAGACGCTCGAGAAGAACACCGGGCTGCGGATCGACCACTTCGTCTCCGTCAACTTCGAGGGCTTCAAGGGCATGGTCGACGCGCTGGGCGGCATCGAGGTCTGCCCCAAGCACGCCATCCACGACAAGAAGGCCCAACTGGACATGGAGGCCGGCTGCCAGACCGTCAAGGACGAGAAGGCGCTCGGCTACGTCCGCACCCGCTACAGCGTCGGCGACGGCTCCGACCTCGGCCGGATCGGCCGCCAGCAGGAGTTCATGAAGGCGATCGCGGCCAAGGCCCAGTCCCAGCTCACCAGCCCGACCGCGCTCTACGGCTTCCTGGACTCGGCGACCAAGTCCCTCACCACGGACAACGATCTGGCCGGCGTCAAGCCCCTGTACGACCTCGCCTCCACGGTCAAGGACATCCCCTCCGACCGCCTCACCTTCCTCACCGTGCCCACCTATCCGCGCGAGGCGGACATCCCCAGCGACAAGGCCAACGTGATCTGGCAGTACCCGCAGGCCAGCGAGCTGTTCAGCGACCTGGCCCACGACCGCGAGATCGGCGCCGCCGGGAAGGCCAGGTTCGCCGAGGCCGCGAAGAACCCGGTGACCGCGCACTCCGTCCGGATCCGGGTCCTCAACGGCACCGGCACGCCCGGCCGGGCCGCCACCGCCGCCGAGGAGCTCCGCAAGCTCGGCTTCACCATCGTCGCCACCGGCAACGCGCCGACCACGGACAAGACCAGCATCGGCTACCCGGCTTCGCTGAAGACCCAGGGCGAGGTGCTGGCCGCCCGGCTGCCGGGCACCAAGGCCGCGGAGTCGGCACAGGCGTCACCGGGCGCGGTGACGCTGACCATCGGGCCGGACTTCACCACCGCCAACAGCTGA